In Neokomagataea tanensis, one genomic interval encodes:
- a CDS encoding 5-oxoprolinase subunit C family protein, with amino-acid sequence MHDARWRYCAVCEGLMLEILTNGPLNTVQDLGRYGAIPMGVCAGGAMDRDALIHGNILVGNDFNDAGIEVTFFPFKVKFSQNCVFAVTGAMGEVYLDEDVVPENWCMQAVSGQVLVLHPPKVGTRSYLTFAGGIDVPVVLGGRSTDIKGGFGGFEGRGLQKGDVLSCGPVQKHVGLPDGGYGLADARPLPSGEITPLKIMPAAEYSLFEERSLEQFFSQKWLITAQANRVGFRLEGEEPLRTKDALSLFSHGLLPGTVQVPPAGQPIVQMADANTCGGYPKVGVIVEADLCLLSQIPPGRYIKFELITQEDAQSKLRAEREKARILSEQIMTLRKQIFQ; translated from the coding sequence ATGCACGATGCGCGCTGGCGATATTGTGCGGTTTGTGAGGGGCTGATGTTAGAGATATTGACGAACGGCCCTTTAAATACGGTTCAAGATCTTGGCCGCTATGGCGCTATACCGATGGGGGTTTGTGCTGGCGGCGCTATGGACCGTGATGCGTTGATCCACGGTAATATTCTGGTGGGAAACGATTTTAACGATGCAGGTATCGAAGTTACGTTTTTTCCGTTCAAGGTAAAGTTTTCTCAAAATTGCGTCTTTGCTGTTACCGGCGCAATGGGAGAGGTGTATTTGGACGAAGACGTAGTTCCAGAAAATTGGTGCATGCAAGCCGTTTCTGGGCAGGTATTGGTGTTACACCCCCCCAAAGTTGGGACACGTTCGTATCTAACATTTGCTGGTGGAATAGATGTCCCAGTTGTTTTGGGTGGACGTTCAACGGATATTAAGGGTGGATTTGGTGGTTTTGAGGGGCGCGGTTTGCAGAAAGGCGATGTGCTTTCGTGCGGGCCGGTGCAGAAACATGTGGGTTTGCCTGACGGTGGCTATGGATTGGCAGATGCACGGCCATTGCCATCAGGCGAGATAACGCCGTTAAAAATAATGCCTGCTGCGGAGTATTCGTTATTTGAGGAACGGTCACTAGAACAATTTTTCAGCCAAAAATGGTTGATTACTGCGCAGGCTAATCGCGTCGGTTTTCGTTTGGAGGGTGAAGAACCTTTGAGAACGAAGGATGCCCTTAGTTTGTTCTCGCATGGGCTTTTGCCCGGTACTGTGCAGGTTCCGCCAGCTGGGCAGCCTATTGTTCAAATGGCTGACGCCAACACTTGTGGAGGCTACCCCAAGGTCGGAGTTATTGTAGAGGCCGATCTCTGTCTTTTGTCCCAAATACCGCCGGGAAGATACATCAAGTTCGAACTGATCACGCAGGAAGATGCACAGAGTAAGTTGCGTGCAGAACGCGAAAAAGCACGCATTTTGTCCGAGCAGATTATGACGTTGCGGAAGCAGATTTTTCAATAA
- a CDS encoding NAD(P)-dependent oxidoreductase, whose product MLECFITQPVHDAALKFLNERGIATRYASAADMPTVIREIGGADAVITRDLGLDRSAIERAEKLKIISCHGAGTNRVDKVVAKEKGIIVTNAPGANSQSVAELTIGLILSCARNVKDADRAVRDDDWGFRYRTNGIELEGKTLGLIGFGTIAQKVTKIARNGFGMRVIAWSPNVPQAVFDNYGVSRCETVEVLLADADVISLHRAGEQGDTPLINARTLGMMKPRAILVNAGRGFAIDQYDLAQALRAQCLHGAALDVLQHEPPQTDDPILRAPSLILTPHLGGTTEEALERMAVTCANQVFTALTGGEPAFRIA is encoded by the coding sequence ATGTTGGAATGTTTTATTACGCAGCCCGTACATGATGCTGCATTGAAGTTTTTGAACGAACGCGGCATTGCGACGCGCTATGCTAGCGCGGCCGATATGCCTACTGTTATCAGAGAAATCGGTGGAGCTGATGCGGTCATCACGCGTGATTTAGGACTGGACAGATCAGCCATTGAACGTGCGGAAAAACTAAAGATTATTAGCTGCCACGGCGCAGGTACTAATCGTGTCGATAAAGTCGTGGCGAAAGAAAAGGGAATTATCGTTACCAATGCGCCCGGTGCTAACAGCCAGTCCGTGGCAGAGCTTACGATAGGCTTGATCCTTTCATGTGCGCGAAATGTAAAAGATGCGGATCGTGCAGTGCGCGACGATGACTGGGGATTTCGGTACAGAACGAACGGGATAGAACTGGAGGGCAAAACGCTTGGGCTTATCGGTTTTGGCACTATTGCCCAAAAAGTGACGAAAATAGCCCGCAATGGGTTTGGTATGCGGGTAATTGCGTGGTCCCCAAATGTGCCTCAAGCTGTTTTTGACAATTACGGCGTATCTCGGTGTGAGACAGTCGAGGTATTATTAGCTGATGCTGATGTTATTTCCCTGCATCGAGCGGGGGAGCAGGGTGATACGCCGTTAATTAATGCTCGTACGTTAGGGATGATGAAGCCGCGAGCAATTCTTGTGAATGCTGGAAGGGGCTTTGCTATTGACCAATATGACTTGGCGCAGGCTTTGAGAGCACAATGTCTTCATGGCGCAGCGTTAGACGTTTTACAGCATGAGCCACCACAAACGGATGATCCGATATTACGTGCGCCATCGTTGATTTTAACTCCACACCTTGGCGGAACAACGGAGGAGGCGCTGGAGAGAATGGCCGTAACATGTGCTAATCAGGTTTTCACCGCTCTGACAGGGGGGGAGCCAGCATTTAGAATAGCCTAA
- a CDS encoding biotin/lipoyl-containing protein codes for MLSEVENALEHLVSAMRLNNIAFCEVPAAGGNLLLELSSAGGQKYCADTLDRERVEEILSPEMGVVDDILVQEGTEVNSGQLLAFVRIGPIRVAIKAPEQGTVKSCLVQPHEVVGYHQAMFALSV; via the coding sequence ATGCTGTCCGAAGTAGAGAACGCTCTAGAGCATTTAGTCAGTGCAATGCGTCTTAACAATATTGCGTTTTGTGAGGTTCCGGCGGCCGGTGGTAATTTACTCTTGGAATTATCTAGTGCAGGGGGACAAAAATACTGTGCAGACACTCTCGATCGTGAACGAGTTGAAGAGATTTTAAGCCCTGAAATGGGGGTGGTGGATGACATCCTTGTACAGGAAGGAACAGAGGTTAACTCGGGTCAATTACTTGCTTTTGTGCGGATTGGTCCTATCCGCGTAGCAATCAAAGCGCCTGAACAAGGGACGGTAAAGTCTTGTCTTGTTCAACCGCATGAGGTTGTTGGTTATCACCAAGCTATGTTTGCGCTGAGCGTGTAG
- a CDS encoding acetyl-CoA carboxylase biotin carboxylase subunit, with the protein MPKTQRVLIANRGEIALRIARACRRLGLETIAVFSEADAGLAHLKLVDHAICIGPASPAQSYLNQERILTAATLLDADFIHPGYGFFSENSDFADEVEKRGFKFIGPSGSVMRLMGDKISAKRKMQEAGVPCLPGSDGALPEDPAAAQSICDAIGYPLIVKASAGGGGRGMRVVEKPENLLNAIAEAQRESQLAFGKKDVYAERFLQEPRHVEVQVIADQQGQAVWLGARDCSTQRRHQKLIEEAPPHDICERTLCELGQKCAEACRHIGYEGVGTFEFLYEAGQFFFIEMNTRLQVEHPVTEAVTGIDIVAEQIRIAQGEPLSFAQEDVACVGHAIECRINAENPVTFQPSPGAVTTWLPAGGSGVRLDTHVYTTYTVPAHYDSLIGKLIVHGKNREDARQKMLDALGEMRVEGIETTIPLLSQLLNTESFRTGRVSVHSIDKGRI; encoded by the coding sequence ATGCCTAAAACTCAGCGTGTACTGATTGCAAATCGCGGCGAAATTGCTTTGCGTATTGCCCGGGCGTGCAGACGGCTCGGTTTGGAAACTATTGCCGTCTTTTCGGAGGCAGATGCCGGTTTGGCTCATTTAAAGCTTGTGGATCATGCCATTTGTATTGGGCCGGCTAGCCCTGCACAAAGCTATTTGAACCAAGAGCGTATTTTAACGGCTGCCACACTTCTGGATGCCGATTTCATCCATCCAGGATACGGCTTTTTTTCTGAAAACTCTGATTTTGCTGATGAAGTAGAGAAGAGGGGTTTTAAGTTTATCGGCCCGTCGGGAAGCGTAATGCGGCTGATGGGGGATAAGATCAGTGCCAAACGCAAAATGCAAGAAGCAGGCGTGCCGTGTTTGCCCGGGTCAGATGGTGCCCTGCCCGAAGACCCAGCGGCAGCTCAGTCTATATGCGATGCAATTGGGTACCCCCTCATAGTTAAAGCCTCTGCGGGGGGAGGTGGACGCGGTATGCGGGTTGTGGAGAAGCCAGAAAATCTCCTCAACGCAATTGCAGAAGCGCAGCGAGAAAGCCAATTAGCGTTCGGTAAAAAAGACGTTTATGCCGAACGTTTTTTACAAGAGCCAAGGCATGTTGAAGTGCAGGTAATAGCCGATCAGCAAGGGCAGGCTGTGTGGCTGGGAGCAAGGGACTGCTCAACTCAGAGGCGGCATCAAAAACTCATTGAGGAGGCTCCACCTCATGACATATGTGAGCGGACTTTGTGCGAACTAGGACAAAAATGCGCGGAAGCGTGCCGTCATATTGGCTATGAAGGTGTGGGTACTTTCGAGTTTTTATACGAAGCTGGTCAGTTTTTTTTCATTGAAATGAACACTCGCTTGCAGGTTGAGCACCCTGTAACGGAAGCGGTTACGGGCATCGATATTGTTGCCGAGCAAATTCGTATTGCACAGGGTGAGCCTTTGTCTTTTGCTCAAGAAGATGTTGCATGTGTGGGGCACGCTATCGAGTGCCGCATAAATGCAGAAAACCCGGTGACATTTCAGCCTAGTCCAGGGGCTGTGACGACATGGCTACCTGCCGGGGGATCGGGTGTCAGATTAGATACACACGTCTACACTACCTATACGGTCCCTGCGCATTATGATTCATTGATAGGCAAGCTTATTGTTCATGGGAAAAACCGTGAAGATGCTCGGCAGAAAATGTTGGATGCGTTGGGAGAAATGCGTGTTGAGGGAATTGAAACGACGATCCCATTATTGAGCCAATTACTAAATACGGAGAGCTTCAGAACTGGCCGTGTGAGTGTCCACTCAATAGACAAAGGTAGGATTTAA
- a CDS encoding LamB/YcsF family protein, which produces MSKTKIDMNADLGESFGHYTIGDDASLLDVVTSANVACGFHGGDHTVMAQTFKIAREKNVSVGAHPGYPDLWGFGRRIIPFSAKEIETLVAYQIGAAQALARYSGHKITYVKTHGALGNLSEKDENVAKAVIRAIEGVDPTLALVSGAVGVLGERARERGLTVFSEIFADRAYTEEGLLVSRAEPGAVLHDVELIADRVIRMVKAGAIETVSGAMLPTAMDTICVHGDNAESLAVARTVKNRLQEAGIAVEAFL; this is translated from the coding sequence ATGTCTAAAACAAAAATCGATATGAATGCTGATTTGGGCGAAAGCTTCGGGCATTACACAATTGGAGATGATGCATCGCTACTGGACGTGGTTACATCAGCGAATGTTGCATGTGGTTTCCATGGCGGTGATCACACGGTAATGGCGCAAACGTTTAAAATTGCGCGTGAAAAGAACGTCTCGGTTGGGGCGCATCCTGGATACCCTGATTTATGGGGGTTTGGGCGTCGGATCATTCCATTTTCAGCCAAAGAGATAGAGACACTGGTCGCCTATCAAATTGGTGCTGCCCAAGCTTTGGCTCGGTATTCAGGGCACAAGATAACTTATGTCAAAACACATGGTGCTTTGGGCAATTTGAGTGAAAAAGACGAGAATGTAGCTAAGGCGGTAATTCGCGCGATAGAGGGAGTAGACCCGACTTTGGCTCTCGTTTCTGGTGCGGTTGGCGTTTTGGGTGAGCGTGCGCGCGAACGAGGCTTGACGGTATTTTCTGAAATATTTGCTGATCGTGCTTATACGGAAGAAGGGCTTTTGGTGTCCCGGGCAGAACCGGGCGCAGTTCTCCATGATGTCGAGCTCATCGCCGACCGCGTGATAAGAATGGTCAAGGCTGGAGCGATAGAAACCGTATCGGGAGCGATGCTACCAACAGCGATGGATACGATTTGTGTTCATGGTGATAATGCAGAATCACTAGCGGTGGCGCGCACTGTTAAAAACCGTTTGCAAGAGGCGGGTATTGCTGTGGAAGCGTTTCTATGA
- the pxpB gene encoding 5-oxoprolinase subunit PxpB: MRIECAGTHAFLLDMASANFSDDVQTRIWGMAQSLEMNAVVETVIPGANNLLVVFKPEDFEVDFAKIFLRREWENAASARIEPQELTIPVVYGGEGGPDLEHVAQQSGLTEGEVIRQHLSGVYRVAMIGYAPGFGYLTGLTRPLHLPRRASPRLSVPRNSVCVGGVFTCVMPHTAPSGWHIVGTAQCGALFDPELETPCTMRAGDIVRFVRG, encoded by the coding sequence ATGCGCATAGAATGCGCTGGGACGCATGCTTTTCTTCTCGATATGGCAAGTGCAAACTTTTCAGATGACGTGCAAACTCGCATCTGGGGGATGGCTCAATCGCTTGAAATGAATGCGGTCGTTGAGACCGTTATTCCGGGAGCCAATAATCTTCTCGTTGTTTTCAAGCCTGAAGATTTTGAGGTGGATTTCGCTAAGATCTTTCTACGCAGAGAGTGGGAGAATGCGGCATCCGCTCGTATTGAGCCGCAGGAACTTACTATTCCTGTTGTCTATGGAGGTGAGGGCGGGCCGGATTTAGAGCATGTAGCTCAGCAATCTGGTTTGACCGAAGGAGAAGTCATCAGACAGCATCTATCCGGTGTTTACCGTGTAGCGATGATTGGGTATGCGCCGGGATTTGGGTACCTAACGGGTCTTACGCGCCCTTTACATCTTCCGCGGAGAGCATCACCACGGCTAAGTGTGCCTCGAAATTCTGTGTGTGTTGGAGGGGTGTTTACGTGCGTTATGCCGCACACAGCTCCTTCGGGGTGGCACATAGTCGGGACGGCTCAGTGCGGAGCGCTATTTGACCCGGAATTAGAAACACCATGCACGATGCGCGCTGGCGATATTGTGCGGTTTGTGAGGGGCTGA
- a CDS encoding acetyl-CoA carboxylase biotin carboxyl carrier protein, whose translation MTVEKLGAALSVEQLTSLMQKMGEFGVKRLEFTSAGGERIVLRQAEEHSGLHRPVTKTAPVKLRPSTQQICATMHGVFYLAASPGEAPFVTAGVNLKEGAVIGVLEAMKTLTRIEAEYDCRVLEVLVKDGATVAPGTPLFQVEKDDA comes from the coding sequence ATGACCGTGGAAAAGCTTGGAGCAGCATTAAGTGTAGAGCAGTTAACGTCCCTCATGCAGAAGATGGGGGAGTTTGGTGTCAAGAGGCTTGAATTTACGTCGGCTGGCGGGGAGAGAATTGTTCTTCGCCAAGCAGAAGAACATTCGGGTCTGCATCGCCCGGTCACAAAAACTGCTCCCGTTAAGCTGCGTCCCAGCACGCAGCAAATTTGCGCGACCATGCACGGGGTTTTTTATCTTGCGGCTTCCCCGGGGGAAGCTCCTTTTGTGACGGCTGGGGTTAACCTTAAGGAAGGGGCAGTTATCGGTGTGCTCGAGGCAATGAAGACGCTTACGCGTATAGAGGCTGAATATGATTGCCGAGTGCTTGAGGTACTTGTGAAAGACGGGGCTACGGTTGCGCCGGGAACTCCACTTTTTCAGGTGGAGAAAGATGATGCCTAA
- a CDS encoding LysR family transcriptional regulator, with product MIAELKTFLVAAQLESFAATAETVGLTQSAVSAQIKRLELEFGYPLFHRTGRAVQLSKAGLIAIDRANEIINLFENMKEIHREDKISGTIKVGVISTAYSSLLAPAMSNFLHQFKDVFFSIRVDISLELLQKLETKEIDLAIIVKPPFGLIPDMEWIPLVSQPYVLVMHEKIADTGWKDILNTYPLIRYASRSFGGSVISNFLKIHQISPNDATETEAIDLILDMVSRENGVAIIPSCQELSKYDNLKQISIPEMRENREIGIMILRTRRANLVSQFVSCIHSS from the coding sequence ATGATCGCTGAACTCAAGACCTTTCTTGTCGCAGCCCAACTCGAAAGCTTTGCCGCCACAGCAGAGACAGTCGGCCTGACCCAATCAGCAGTCAGCGCACAAATTAAGCGTTTGGAGTTAGAGTTTGGTTATCCCTTATTCCACCGTACCGGCCGCGCCGTTCAATTAAGCAAGGCAGGATTAATTGCCATTGATCGTGCAAATGAGATAATAAATTTATTTGAAAATATGAAAGAAATACACCGCGAAGACAAAATAAGTGGAACAATTAAGGTTGGAGTTATCTCGACCGCTTATTCTTCTCTACTAGCGCCAGCAATGTCTAATTTTTTACATCAATTTAAAGATGTTTTTTTCTCAATACGCGTTGATATTTCTCTTGAACTTTTACAAAAGCTCGAAACCAAAGAAATAGATTTGGCTATTATCGTAAAACCTCCGTTCGGCCTCATCCCAGATATGGAGTGGATCCCGTTAGTCAGCCAACCTTATGTCCTCGTCATGCACGAAAAAATTGCTGATACAGGGTGGAAAGACATACTCAATACGTATCCCTTAATCCGCTATGCCAGTCGCTCTTTTGGCGGCAGCGTAATCAGTAATTTTCTAAAAATACACCAAATATCTCCGAACGATGCTACTGAAACAGAAGCTATCGATTTAATTTTAGATATGGTTTCCAGAGAAAATGGCGTAGCTATCATACCGTCATGCCAAGAGCTCTCTAAGTATGATAATCTAAAACAAATTTCTATCCCTGAGATGAGAGAAAATAGAGAAATCGGGATCATGATACTAAGGACTCGGCGAGCCAATCTCGTTAGTCAGTTCGTCAGTTGTATACACAGCTCTTAA
- a CDS encoding MFS transporter, which translates to MRKVLIYVFTVVMCIICYGDRAALSVSLPKIIDDFGLSASQAGWVLSSFLWSYFFLNLPSSLLLDRLGPRVIGFGAVAIWSAAMVEGSLAFTLPAFLLSRVVLGVGESPTFSLGAKVMRKWSSPQRAGLAMTFFTNGISIGLGAGAVSAGYLVSAFGWRRAFLILGCIGFLWCLAWLFVYPPDEERPALRKPRITFSVRPFFASKSFWGIVIGQSCANYANFLMMSWLPVILKKNLHLSLAESGLYTAYCYGGAVIVSIVAGKLGERFCVGRNLLAGDRRYVVSSYLVMIAIIGVLPFLHSVLAIMLCLVLSMGFVTACTGANMALLADLLVEHETLGAANGLLLTFSNGIGILAPVVTGYILQFTGGFEDVFYMVAVLLLAGSIGSALLPKETISVAMKEGEAKCA; encoded by the coding sequence ATGCGTAAGGTATTAATTTACGTATTCACAGTAGTTATGTGCATTATTTGCTACGGTGATCGCGCAGCTCTCTCTGTTTCATTGCCTAAAATTATTGACGATTTTGGTCTGAGTGCTAGCCAAGCGGGTTGGGTTCTTTCAAGTTTTTTGTGGTCATACTTTTTTCTGAACTTGCCATCTTCACTTTTATTGGATCGTTTGGGTCCGCGTGTAATTGGTTTTGGTGCTGTTGCGATATGGTCGGCTGCAATGGTTGAGGGCAGTCTTGCCTTCACGCTGCCAGCTTTTCTTCTTTCTCGGGTGGTTCTCGGGGTGGGAGAGTCACCGACGTTTTCTTTGGGGGCTAAGGTTATGAGGAAGTGGTCCTCACCCCAAAGGGCGGGATTGGCTATGACTTTCTTTACTAATGGAATTTCGATTGGTTTGGGGGCAGGTGCAGTCTCTGCTGGCTATTTAGTGTCAGCGTTTGGGTGGAGAAGAGCCTTTTTAATTTTGGGGTGCATTGGCTTTCTATGGTGTTTGGCATGGCTGTTTGTCTATCCGCCGGACGAAGAGAGGCCAGCGCTGCGAAAGCCGAGAATAACTTTTTCTGTCCGTCCTTTTTTCGCGTCCAAATCATTCTGGGGAATTGTGATAGGGCAGTCCTGCGCCAATTACGCAAATTTTCTAATGATGTCGTGGTTGCCCGTAATTTTGAAGAAAAACCTGCACTTATCCTTGGCTGAATCCGGCTTGTACACCGCTTACTGCTATGGTGGGGCGGTTATTGTCTCTATTGTTGCGGGAAAATTAGGCGAACGTTTCTGTGTTGGTCGTAATTTATTGGCAGGGGACAGGCGGTATGTAGTGTCGTCTTACCTCGTTATGATTGCGATAATTGGTGTTCTGCCGTTCTTGCATTCTGTTTTGGCAATAATGCTGTGTCTCGTTCTCAGCATGGGCTTTGTAACGGCATGCACAGGAGCAAATATGGCACTATTGGCTGATCTTTTGGTCGAGCATGAGACGCTGGGGGCTGCTAATGGACTGCTCCTTACTTTCAGCAACGGTATCGGCATTCTTGCACCTGTTGTGACAGGCTACATTTTACAGTTCACAGGTGGGTTTGAAGACGTTTTTTACATGGTTGCGGTTTTGCTCTTGGCTGGTTCTATTGGTTCAGCATTGTTGCCTAAAGAGACCATATCTGTCGCGATGAAAGAAGGAGAGGCAAAATGCGCATAG